The nucleotide window TTGCTTCAGGTACTACTTGCTCAGGTTCTACTCCTAATTGTTCTACTACTATTTCTCTTATTTTATCTAACATTTTTTTCCTCCTTAATTTTTCTTTATGTCTATAAAGTATTTATAATAGATTTTACATTATATTTTGTAAATCTTCAAGCTTTTCTACATTTTTTATTTCAAATTCTTTATCTATTTTCTTAATAAGTCCAGATAAAACTTTTCCTGGTCCAATTTCATAAATTGTTGTAACTCCCTCTGCTTTCATCTTTTTAACAGTGTCAACCCATTTTACAGGACCAAAACTTTGTGCATAAATTTCAGCTTTTATCTCATCCACATTTTTTATAATTTCTGCAGTTGTATTAGCTATTAATTTAACATCTGTCATTTTGAAATTATATTTTTCTGCTTCTTTCTTTAACTCTTCTCCAGCTTCTTTCATAAGTGAAGAGTGGAAAGGTCCAGATACAGCAAGAGGTAATGCTCTTCTAGCACCAGCTTCTTTTAAAGCTACACATGCTCTTTCTATAGCATCTTTCTCTCCAGCTATTACAGTTTGTTTAGGTTCGTTGAAGTTTACTGCTTCTACTACTCCATCAACTGTTTTCAATACTTCTATTATCTTATCAGATTCAAGTCCTATGATTGCTGCCATTCCACCATTTACTTTCTGTGCAACATCATTCATAAACTTTCCTCTAGCTGCAGTTAATTTTACAGCATCTTCAATAGAAAGATATCCAGCTGCTCCAAATGCAGCATACTCTCCTACTGAGTGTCCAGCAACAAAATCAGGTTTTATACCTTTTTCTTCAAGAAGTTTTGTCAGTATAAGACTCATTGATACTATTGCAGGTTGTGTATTTTTTGTTTCTTTTAATGCTTCTGCTGGTCCTTCAAACATAACAGTTTTCAAATCAAAATCAAGACTTGAAAATAGTTTGTCAAACTCTTTTCTAGCAGTTTCGTTATTCTCATAAAGTTCTTTTCCCATTCCAACGTATTGTGCACCTTGTCCTGGAAAAACAAAAGCTATTTTAGACATCTAATCCTCCTCCGATTACGTGCTTAATATATCACAGCACTTTATTTATGTCAATCTTTATTAATATGCCCATTTAATGATTAATGATCCATAAGTAAGACCTGCTCCAAATCCTGTTAAAGCAATTATATCTCCTTTATTAACCATTCCTCTTTCATATGCCTCTCCTAGAGCTATTCCTACTGATGCAGAAGATGTATTTCCATATCTTTGCAGATTGATGTAGAATTTCTCTATTGGAGCGTGAATTCTTTTTGCTGCTGCTTCAATTATTCTTATATTTGCCTGATGTGGGAATACCATCTTTAAATCTTCAGATTTCATTCCAGCAATTTTTAAAGCTTTATTTGTAGCACTTGGAAGAGCATGTACAGCAAATTTAAATACATCTTTACCCTTCATGGTTACAAAATTTTCTCTGTTTTCAACTGTTTCAGCTGTATTAGGTTTTTTAGATCCCCCTGCAGGTATCTTTAAGATATTGTCATCTTCTCCTTCAGCTCCAAGATATGTTCCTAAGAATCCATATCCCTCTTCAACTTCTGATACTACAGCTGCAGCTGCTCCATCTCCAAATAGCACACAGGTATTTCTATCCTGCATATCTATTATTCTAGATAGTGTCTCTGCTCCTATTACAAGTATATTTTTATATACTCCACCTCTTATCATTCCACCTGCCACTGTAAGACCATATATAAATCCACTACATGCAGCATTGAGGTCAAAGCATGGTATTCCTTTTTCTCCAAGTTTTTCCTGTACCAGACATGCTGTAGCCTGTACAAGATAATCAGGAGTACAAGTTGCAACTAGAATAAGATCGATATCTTTTATTTCCATTTTTGCATTTGCTAAAGCTTTTTTAGCAGCTTCTACACATAGATCTGAAGTTGCCTGCTCAGGAGATGCAAATCTTCTTTCATGAATTCCTGTTCTACTTCTTATCCATTCATCAGATGTGTCAATTAATTTTTCGAACTCAAAGTTTGTCATAACATGTTCAGGTACATAATACCCTATTCCTTTGATTCCAACGCTTTTAAAATCCATTTTTCCTCCTAATAATTATATCTCGCTCTCTTTTATATCAATAATATTTTTTAATTCATCTACAAATTTCATTTGAGCAAATCTATTTGCAACTTTTATAGCATTCTTTATCCCTGTAGCATCAGAGTTACCATGAGCCTTAATAGAAAGCCCATTTAACCCTAAAAACATAGCTCCACCATATTCAGATGAATCCATCTTTGTTTTTATAGCTTTTATAGCTGGTTTTAAAAGTAATGCTCCAATCTTATAGATAATTGATTTTTCCACTTCCTCTTTTATAGATGTAAGCATAAACTTTGCTATGCCTTCAGATGTCTTAAGTACAATATTTCCTGTAAATCCATCTGTTACTATTATATCTATATCTCCATCCAGCATAGATGTACTCTCTACATTTCCAACAAAATTTATTCTTTTGTTTTCTCTTAATAACTCATATGAATCTCTTGTAAGCTCATTTCCTTTTCCCTCTTCAGTACCTATATTTAGAAGTCCAACACTTGGATTTTTCTTTCCAAGTAAAATCTCTACATATTTTGTTCCCATCATAGC belongs to Fusobacterium sp. DD2 and includes:
- the fabD gene encoding ACP S-malonyltransferase; translation: MSKIAFVFPGQGAQYVGMGKELYENNETARKEFDKLFSSLDFDLKTVMFEGPAEALKETKNTQPAIVSMSLILTKLLEEKGIKPDFVAGHSVGEYAAFGAAGYLSIEDAVKLTAARGKFMNDVAQKVNGGMAAIIGLESDKIIEVLKTVDGVVEAVNFNEPKQTVIAGEKDAIERACVALKEAGARRALPLAVSGPFHSSLMKEAGEELKKEAEKYNFKMTDVKLIANTTAEIIKNVDEIKAEIYAQSFGPVKWVDTVKKMKAEGVTTIYEIGPGKVLSGLIKKIDKEFEIKNVEKLEDLQNIM
- a CDS encoding beta-ketoacyl-ACP synthase III, which codes for MDFKSVGIKGIGYYVPEHVMTNFEFEKLIDTSDEWIRSRTGIHERRFASPEQATSDLCVEAAKKALANAKMEIKDIDLILVATCTPDYLVQATACLVQEKLGEKGIPCFDLNAACSGFIYGLTVAGGMIRGGVYKNILVIGAETLSRIIDMQDRNTCVLFGDGAAAAVVSEVEEGYGFLGTYLGAEGEDDNILKIPAGGSKKPNTAETVENRENFVTMKGKDVFKFAVHALPSATNKALKIAGMKSEDLKMVFPHQANIRIIEAAAKRIHAPIEKFYINLQRYGNTSSASVGIALGEAYERGMVNKGDIIALTGFGAGLTYGSLIIKWAY
- the plsX gene encoding phosphate acyltransferase PlsX, with the protein product MKIALDAMGGDNAPIETIKGAMEALKEIEDLELVLVGQKEIIEKEISKYKFDNNRIEILDAREVILMTDEPVNAVRSKKDSSMNRALELVKDGKVDASVSAGNTGALITASQLKLKRIKGVLRPAIATMFPNKKGNMLMLDLGATADCKAEFLNQYAMMGTKYVEILLGKKNPSVGLLNIGTEEGKGNELTRDSYELLRENKRINFVGNVESTSMLDGDIDIIVTDGFTGNIVLKTSEGIAKFMLTSIKEEVEKSIIYKIGALLLKPAIKAIKTKMDSSEYGGAMFLGLNGLSIKAHGNSDATGIKNAIKVANRFAQMKFVDELKNIIDIKESEI